Proteins from one Deinococcus actinosclerus genomic window:
- a CDS encoding ROK family protein, translated as MTGPLTDRPADTSPLPALAPVLALDIGGTSMRAALVQGGRVLERVEARTPRPATPEAVIAAALELARPLAARAEAVGVACAGAVARGRVTATAAHTFPGWVDIPLAERLGAGLGRPCAALNDARAAAWGEFAAGAGVGTTEFMFVTVSTGVGAGLVLGGQLHLAGNGLDAELGFVSVPARWHAGAPTPAGALAPLEFESSGTALNARAAALGFADARALCDAADAGDAAADAEYRHSAAGLAWKIADIAALLGVTRVALGGSVGLRPGYRSRVQEALAAFPERYRPEVVHAALGADAGLIGAALWAQRSAQRAAAGMV; from the coding sequence GTGACCGGCCCCCTGACTGACCGCCCCGCTGACACCTCTCCCCTGCCAGCCCTGGCTCCCGTGCTGGCCCTGGATATCGGGGGGACGAGCATGCGCGCCGCGCTCGTGCAGGGCGGGCGGGTGCTGGAGCGCGTGGAGGCCCGCACGCCCCGCCCGGCGACGCCGGAGGCGGTGATCGCGGCGGCGCTGGAGCTGGCCCGGCCCCTGGCCGCGCGGGCGGAGGCCGTGGGGGTGGCCTGCGCGGGCGCGGTGGCGCGGGGCCGCGTGACGGCCACTGCGGCCCATACCTTTCCCGGCTGGGTGGACATTCCCCTGGCCGAGCGGCTGGGCGCGGGGCTGGGCCGGCCGTGCGCCGCGCTGAACGACGCGCGGGCCGCCGCGTGGGGCGAGTTCGCGGCGGGGGCGGGCGTGGGCACCACCGAGTTCATGTTCGTGACCGTCAGCACGGGCGTGGGCGCGGGGCTGGTGCTGGGCGGACAGCTGCATCTGGCAGGCAACGGCCTGGACGCCGAGCTGGGCTTCGTGAGTGTCCCGGCGCGGTGGCACGCGGGGGCGCCCACCCCGGCCGGGGCGCTCGCGCCGCTGGAGTTCGAGTCGAGCGGCACGGCCCTGAACGCCCGCGCCGCAGCGCTGGGCTTCGCGGACGCCCGCGCCCTGTGTGACGCCGCCGACGCCGGGGACGCGGCGGCGGACGCGGAGTACCGGCACTCGGCGGCGGGACTGGCGTGGAAGATCGCGGACATCGCCGCGCTGCTCGGCGTGACGCGCGTGGCGCTGGGCGGCAGCGTGGGCCTGCGCCCCGGCTACCGGTCGCGGGTGCAGGAGGCGCTGGCGGCGTTCCCGGAGCGCTACCGGCCCGAGGTGGTGCACGCGGCGCTGGGCGCGGACGCCGGGCTGATCGGCGCGGCGCTGTGGGCGCAGCGGTCTGCCCAGCGCGCGGCAGCCGGCATGGTCTGA
- a CDS encoding DinB family protein yields the protein MTDDTRNQRSQLAFARLLPKLFRGGQAFVGVEASLSGLTDEQAAARPAGLPHSVAELVAHVNWWNRWMLDIIEMGQAQPYPKHAADTWPEVQPSDWPRVKNEFYELLARIDPHAARPDLSNPVNHEETIGELLADMALHTAHHFGQVVTVRQALGAWPPPGGGDTW from the coding sequence ATGACGGATGACACCCGCAATCAACGCTCGCAGCTCGCGTTCGCCCGGCTCCTGCCGAAACTGTTCCGGGGGGGGCAGGCGTTCGTGGGGGTCGAGGCGTCCCTCAGCGGCCTGACCGACGAGCAGGCCGCGGCGCGCCCGGCGGGGCTGCCGCACAGCGTCGCGGAACTCGTGGCGCACGTGAACTGGTGGAACCGCTGGATGCTGGACATCATCGAGATGGGTCAGGCCCAGCCGTACCCGAAGCACGCGGCGGACACCTGGCCCGAGGTGCAGCCCAGCGACTGGCCGCGCGTGAAGAACGAGTTCTACGAGCTGCTGGCCCGCATCGACCCGCACGCGGCCCGCCCGGACCTGTCCAACCCCGTGAACCACGAGGAGACCATCGGGGAGCTGCTGGCGGACATGGCGCTGCATACCGCGCATCACTTCGGGCAGGTGGTGACGGTGCGGCAGGCGCTGGGGGCGTGGCCTCCTCCCGGCGGCGGCGACACCTGGTGA
- a CDS encoding YjgN family protein, whose product MSEFPLPDPRPLGRHEVLLPGPPVARVPEDGAARPNVVRHDLRFTGSAGEYFRLWIVNVALTLVTLGLYLPWARVRTRQYFYGHTWLDGQNFEYRANPAALLRGYLLVGALFVLYSFAMQRELYWLGLPLLLAYVGLYPWLVWRSLRFQAANTFHRGLNFSFHGSAGESYVAYGAANLAASVAGIFALPWAWFMQRQYQVKGLGYGQARGHFRGDVAPFYLIGLTSLGLSLVGGVVALLLGGVVAAAWSTLSGELTAGTGELWERVSGTTWAIFAAVAYVSFLLLYVVAWQYVRGATMKYVLNNAELGGVVRSGATFSPWGLVWLSVTNSLAQVVTLGLATPWAAIRRTRYVLDGVHVRTITDLDHFRGQAQRPGTALGEAATELLDIQVGF is encoded by the coding sequence ATGAGTGAGTTCCCGCTGCCAGACCCGCGCCCGCTGGGCCGTCACGAGGTACTCCTGCCCGGACCGCCCGTCGCCCGGGTGCCCGAGGACGGCGCGGCCCGGCCGAACGTCGTCCGGCACGACCTGCGGTTCACGGGCAGCGCGGGGGAGTACTTCCGGCTGTGGATCGTGAACGTCGCGCTGACGCTCGTGACGCTGGGCCTCTACCTGCCGTGGGCGCGCGTGCGGACGCGGCAGTACTTCTACGGGCATACGTGGCTGGACGGGCAGAACTTCGAGTACCGCGCCAACCCGGCGGCGCTGCTGCGTGGGTACCTGCTGGTGGGCGCGCTGTTCGTGCTGTACAGCTTCGCCATGCAGCGGGAACTGTACTGGCTGGGGCTGCCGCTGCTGCTGGCGTACGTGGGCCTGTACCCGTGGCTGGTGTGGCGCTCGCTGCGCTTCCAGGCCGCGAACACCTTTCACCGGGGGCTGAACTTCTCGTTCCACGGGTCGGCGGGCGAGTCGTACGTGGCGTACGGCGCGGCGAACCTCGCCGCCAGCGTCGCGGGCATCTTCGCGCTGCCGTGGGCGTGGTTCATGCAACGGCAGTATCAGGTGAAGGGGCTGGGGTACGGGCAGGCGCGCGGGCACTTCCGGGGGGATGTCGCGCCGTTCTACCTGATCGGGCTGACGTCGCTGGGCCTCAGTCTCGTCGGGGGCGTGGTCGCGCTGCTGCTGGGCGGCGTGGTGGCCGCCGCGTGGTCGACCCTGAGCGGTGAACTGACCGCCGGGACGGGCGAGCTGTGGGAGCGGGTGTCGGGCACGACCTGGGCGATCTTCGCGGCAGTGGCGTACGTGTCGTTCCTGCTGCTGTACGTGGTGGCGTGGCAGTACGTGCGCGGCGCGACCATGAAGTACGTACTGAACAACGCCGAGCTGGGCGGCGTGGTGCGCTCGGGCGCCACCTTCAGTCCCTGGGGGCTGGTGTGGCTGAGCGTCACGAACAGCCTCGCGCAGGTCGTCACGCTGGGTCTGGCGACCCCGTGGGCCGCCATCCGCCGCACGCGCTACGTCCTGGACGGCGTGCATGTCCGCACGATCACCGACCTCGACCACTTCCGGGGGCAGGCGCAGCGGCCCGGCACGGCGCTGGGCGAGGCCGCCACGGAACTCCTCGACATCCAGGTGGGCTTCTGA
- a CDS encoding L-glutamate gamma-semialdehyde dehydrogenase: MSSTLMEGFLPFEHEPYFNFKDEQVAARQRAAFTQVRERYLGQTFPLIVNGQEVQGEGTFDVRNPADTREVVWSFQKATPAQLDEAVQAAQAAFEEWRFTEPFQRATIFKRAAELLRARRMEFNAVMTLENGKNWAEADGEVAESVDHFEVFAREALRWASGKPVYPMPDEHVTTVYEPLGVVACISPWNFPSAIPLGMALGALAAGNTVVWKPASETPLSSYLMIELLFEAGLPRGAVQFLTGTDDVLGDPLVDHPGVRMIAFTGSKEIGCRIYERAARVQPGQKWLKRVIAEMGGKDPTVVCADGDLEAAATGIVQAAFGYSGQKCSACSRVIVEESVYDDLLVRVVEKARGLKVGLPEENADLGPVITQGSAERIQTYVQEGQGRVRLLLGGETPDVGERVGGYVAPTILADVPADDALFQEEIFGPVLAFTKARDWQHAIELANDSEYGLTAAFYSRDPRKIDEARKKMHVGNLYINRKCTGALSGTHAFGGYGMSGTNAKVGGPDYLFWFLQTKTIAQRY; encoded by the coding sequence ATGAGCAGCACCCTGATGGAAGGGTTCCTTCCCTTCGAGCATGAACCGTACTTCAACTTCAAGGACGAGCAGGTCGCCGCGCGGCAGCGCGCCGCGTTCACGCAGGTCCGCGAGCGGTACCTCGGCCAGACGTTCCCCCTGATCGTGAACGGGCAGGAGGTCCAGGGCGAGGGCACCTTCGACGTCCGCAACCCCGCCGACACGCGCGAGGTCGTCTGGTCCTTCCAGAAGGCCACCCCCGCGCAGCTGGACGAGGCCGTGCAGGCCGCGCAGGCCGCGTTCGAGGAGTGGCGCTTCACCGAGCCGTTCCAGCGCGCCACGATCTTCAAGCGGGCCGCCGAGCTGCTGCGCGCGCGCCGCATGGAGTTCAACGCCGTCATGACCCTGGAGAACGGCAAGAACTGGGCCGAGGCCGACGGTGAGGTCGCGGAGTCCGTGGATCACTTCGAGGTCTTCGCGCGCGAGGCCCTGCGCTGGGCGAGCGGCAAACCCGTGTACCCCATGCCGGACGAGCACGTCACGACCGTGTACGAGCCGCTGGGCGTCGTGGCCTGCATCAGCCCCTGGAACTTCCCCAGCGCGATCCCACTGGGCATGGCGCTGGGCGCGCTGGCCGCCGGGAACACCGTCGTGTGGAAGCCCGCGTCCGAGACGCCACTGTCGTCGTACCTGATGATCGAACTGCTGTTCGAGGCCGGGCTGCCGCGCGGCGCGGTGCAGTTCCTGACCGGCACGGACGACGTGCTGGGCGATCCCCTGGTCGATCACCCCGGCGTGCGGATGATCGCGTTCACGGGCAGCAAGGAGATCGGCTGCCGCATCTACGAGCGGGCCGCGCGGGTGCAGCCGGGCCAGAAGTGGCTCAAGCGCGTCATCGCCGAGATGGGCGGCAAGGACCCGACGGTGGTGTGCGCCGACGGTGACCTGGAGGCCGCCGCGACCGGCATCGTGCAGGCGGCGTTCGGGTACAGCGGGCAGAAGTGCAGCGCCTGCTCGCGCGTGATCGTCGAGGAGAGCGTGTACGACGACCTGCTGGTCCGGGTGGTCGAGAAGGCGCGCGGCCTGAAGGTGGGCCTGCCCGAGGAGAACGCCGACCTCGGCCCGGTGATCACGCAGGGCAGCGCCGAGCGCATCCAGACGTACGTGCAGGAGGGGCAGGGCCGCGTGCGCCTGCTGCTGGGCGGCGAGACGCCCGACGTGGGCGAGCGCGTGGGCGGCTACGTGGCCCCCACCATCCTCGCGGACGTGCCCGCCGACGACGCCCTGTTCCAGGAGGAGATCTTCGGCCCCGTCCTGGCGTTCACGAAGGCACGCGACTGGCAGCACGCCATCGAACTGGCGAACGACAGCGAGTACGGCCTGACCGCCGCGTTCTACTCCCGCGACCCCCGCAAGATCGACGAGGCCCGGAAAAAGATGCACGTCGGCAACCTGTACATCAACCGCAAGTGCACGGGCGCGCTGAGCGGCACGCACGCCTTCGGCGGTTACGGCATGAGCGGCACGAACGCCAAGGTGGGCGGCCCGGACTACCTGTTCTGGTTCCTCCAGACGAAGACCATCGCGCAGCGCTACTGA
- a CDS encoding NADH-quinone oxidoreductase subunit 15, whose amino-acid sequence MSHAHDSALYAQWVELLGWLEAEAGARGLGFEKVADFPDYIYRMERPYDLPTTVMSVSLSDQGQPLLVAAVSPRHVDLKGVSLRLMGGSKHWHLHAGERTLLEGKRPFTRERLAALLDGAVRGVRQSA is encoded by the coding sequence ATGTCACATGCACACGACTCGGCGTTGTACGCGCAGTGGGTGGAGTTGCTCGGCTGGCTGGAGGCCGAGGCGGGCGCCCGCGGTCTGGGCTTCGAGAAGGTCGCGGACTTCCCGGACTACATCTACCGCATGGAGCGCCCCTACGACCTGCCCACCACGGTCATGAGCGTCAGCCTGAGCGACCAGGGCCAGCCGCTGCTGGTGGCGGCCGTCAGCCCCCGCCACGTGGACCTGAAGGGCGTGTCGCTGCGCCTGATGGGCGGGAGCAAACACTGGCACCTGCACGCCGGGGAGCGCACGCTGCTGGAGGGCAAGCGGCCCTTCACGCGCGAGCGGCTGGCGGCGCTGCTGGACGGCGCGGTGCGGGGCGTACGCCAGAGCGCCTGA
- a CDS encoding gamma carbonic anhydrase family protein, with protein sequence MPLYALDGHHPDIHPTAFIAPSADLIGQVQVAQSASVWFGAVLRGDLEPITVGPGCNVQDGAVLHTDAGWPCVLADHVTVGHRAVVHGATCGPGSLVGMGAIMLSGSSLGAGAMLGAGAVLPEGAHVPDGMLAVGVPARVVRPAPSGGNAQRYVRNAQRFQAGLRHLPEVDSGPAATEECVS encoded by the coding sequence ATGCCGCTCTACGCCCTGGACGGGCATCACCCCGACATTCACCCCACCGCCTTCATCGCCCCGAGCGCCGATCTGATCGGGCAGGTGCAGGTCGCCCAGAGCGCGAGCGTGTGGTTCGGTGCCGTGCTGCGCGGTGACCTGGAACCCATCACGGTCGGTCCCGGCTGCAACGTGCAGGACGGCGCCGTGCTGCACACCGACGCCGGCTGGCCCTGCGTGCTGGCGGATCACGTCACGGTCGGTCACCGCGCGGTCGTGCACGGCGCGACCTGCGGCCCCGGCAGTCTGGTCGGCATGGGCGCGATCATGCTCAGCGGCAGCAGTCTGGGCGCGGGAGCCATGCTGGGCGCCGGCGCCGTCCTGCCCGAAGGCGCCCATGTCCCGGACGGCATGCTGGCCGTCGGCGTGCCGGCCCGCGTGGTGCGCCCGGCGCCCAGCGGCGGCAACGCGCAGCGGTATGTCAGGAACGCCCAGCGGTTCCAGGCCGGGCTGCGTCACCTGCCCGAGGTGGACAGCGGCCCGGCAGCGACCGAAGAATGCGTGTCCTGA
- a CDS encoding cold-shock protein translates to MAQGRVKWFNVEKGYGFIEHPGNPDVFVHYSAIQSGGFRKLNEGDEVEFEVEPGQGSKGPQAKNVTVTNAAPAPVAARSASRW, encoded by the coding sequence ATGGCTCAAGGTCGTGTGAAGTGGTTCAACGTGGAAAAGGGATACGGCTTCATCGAGCATCCGGGCAACCCCGACGTGTTCGTGCACTACAGCGCCATTCAGAGCGGCGGCTTCCGCAAGCTGAACGAGGGTGATGAAGTCGAGTTCGAGGTGGAGCCCGGCCAGGGCAGCAAGGGCCCGCAGGCCAAGAACGTCACGGTGACCAACGCCGCGCCGGCCCCCGTCGCCGCCCGCAGCGCGAGCCGCTGGTAG
- a CDS encoding DUF4180 domain-containing protein produces the protein MEPQQSDKVTTLSDLGLRLRRAADIPALIGALYGQPGLLLRDTDLGPDFLNLRTGLLGELFQKFVNYRLPVAVVVPDPARYGERFAELAREHARHPLIRFVPGEAAGRAWLRGQP, from the coding sequence ATGGAACCCCAACAGTCCGACAAGGTCACGACCCTGTCCGACCTGGGCCTGCGCCTGCGCCGCGCGGCGGACATCCCGGCCCTGATTGGCGCGCTGTACGGTCAGCCGGGGCTGCTGCTGCGCGACACCGACCTGGGCCCCGACTTCCTGAACCTGCGTACGGGCCTGCTGGGTGAGCTGTTCCAGAAGTTCGTGAACTACCGCCTGCCCGTCGCGGTGGTCGTGCCCGACCCGGCCCGGTACGGCGAGCGCTTCGCGGAACTCGCCCGCGAGCACGCCCGCCATCCACTCATCCGCTTCGTGCCGGGCGAGGCGGCGGGGCGGGCGTGGCTGCGTGGGCAACCCTGA
- a CDS encoding M48 family metallopeptidase: MTRPPPAVTLRGVYFDGHSSRDRAATLTLGDPAWLTLDGESHSIQAGALRVDPPVPGVRRVIHLPGGARFETTDFAPLLAWERASGRNRALRGVAWLEAHWGSALAAVALAFALLGGFTVWGIPALATQAARVTPRGVLASFDAQTLRFLEEQDFIGPSGLPRERQAQLQREFRQVQGWAGGGYPYRLLLRDGKPGGEAGVGSNAFALPNGTIVMTDQLVALARSDRELLGVLAHETGHVTRRHGLATVYQGLGLGLVTTLLTGDLVSASTFAAAVPAAILRGGYSRAAEAEADRVSADFMRGRYGTTKPLQDILTRLEAGARGPDARDSEPTWLDIFRSHPVTADRVAALKALDAR, translated from the coding sequence ATGACCCGGCCGCCGCCGGCCGTCACCCTGCGCGGCGTGTACTTCGACGGCCACAGCAGCCGCGACCGAGCCGCGACGCTCACGCTAGGCGACCCGGCGTGGCTCACGCTGGACGGCGAGTCTCACTCGATTCAGGCCGGGGCCCTGCGGGTGGACCCACCGGTGCCCGGGGTGCGGCGGGTGATCCACCTGCCCGGCGGGGCGAGGTTCGAGACGACCGACTTCGCCCCGCTGCTCGCCTGGGAACGGGCCAGCGGGCGTAACCGCGCGCTCCGGGGCGTGGCGTGGCTCGAAGCCCACTGGGGAAGCGCGCTGGCGGCGGTGGCGCTGGCGTTCGCCCTGCTGGGGGGCTTCACCGTGTGGGGTATTCCGGCGCTGGCGACGCAGGCGGCGCGCGTCACGCCCCGGGGCGTGCTGGCGTCTTTCGACGCGCAGACGCTGCGCTTTCTGGAAGAACAGGATTTCATCGGGCCCAGTGGACTGCCCCGCGAGCGGCAGGCGCAGCTGCAACGCGAATTCCGGCAGGTGCAGGGCTGGGCGGGGGGCGGGTACCCGTACCGGCTGCTGCTGCGTGACGGTAAACCGGGCGGAGAGGCGGGCGTGGGGTCGAACGCCTTCGCCCTGCCGAACGGCACGATCGTCATGACGGATCAGCTCGTGGCCCTGGCCCGCAGTGACCGCGAGCTGCTGGGCGTCCTGGCGCACGAGACCGGGCACGTCACGCGGCGGCACGGGCTGGCCACGGTGTACCAGGGGCTGGGGCTGGGGCTGGTCACGACCCTGCTCACCGGGGACCTTGTCAGTGCGAGTACCTTCGCGGCGGCGGTGCCGGCGGCGATCCTGCGCGGCGGCTACTCGCGCGCGGCCGAGGCCGAGGCCGACCGCGTCTCGGCGGACTTCATGCGGGGCCGCTACGGCACCACGAAGCCCCTTCAGGACATCCTGACCCGGCTGGAGGCCGGCGCACGCGGACCGGACGCGCGGGACAGCGAGCCGACGTGGCTGGACATCTTCCGCTCGCATCCGGTCACGGCCGACCGGGTGGCGGCACTGAAGGCCCTGGACGCGCGCTAG